TTAGGGGATCTATATTTCTTGAAACTATTGATTGTGAAGCAATTACGATATGCGATGCAATAAGAATTGGGTCTATCGACTTATGAGGGTATGCTCCATGCCCACCGTAACCTTTTACATTAATAGCAAATTCGTCAGCTTCACCGGTCATAATACCACCTCTAATTAAAACTTTATTTTTTTCATGAAAACCCGAAACATGTAGAGCAAAAGCATAATTAACTTTAGGATTTTCTAAGACACCTTCCTTTATCATGCCTAATGCTCCACCAGGATCTTTTTCCTCTGAAGGTTGAAAAAGAAATCTTACGTTTGCCTTTAAATCATTTTGATATTCCGAGATAACTTTTGCTGCAACAAGCAACATTGCCGTATGAGCATCATGTCCACATGCATGCATCCTATTTGGGATCTTTGATTTGTAAGGAACATTATTTTCTTCTTGAATAGGAAGTGCATCCATATCGGCTCGAAGAAGGACTGTTTCAAATGAACTATTCACAATTAAATCCGCAACAACACCTGTTTTATTGACATTCTTTTTTACTTCAAGTCCAACACTATTTAGATAATTGTAAACTATCTCTGATGTGCGAAACTCTTCAAAGGCAATTTCCGGGAACATATGTATTTCACGTCTTAAATTTACAACTTCGTTTTTTAGATCTTCGATCTTTTCATTGATCGTCTTCATCTTCCGTCACCCATTCTATGTTATAATACCTCAATTTGTTAAATAAAGATTTTCTTGAGATACCAAGTATCTGTGCTGCCTTTGTCTTATTTCCTTTTGAAACCTTTAGAGCCCTTAAAATTGCTTCCTTTTCAACTTTCTCTATAAGCTGAGGAAGTGTTAAATTTTCACTGTCATCAACTATTTCCTGATTGTTCTCAGATAAAACTTTTTGCCTTAGAGAAAGTGGTAAATCATCAACGAGAATAACTGGAGCAGAAGAAACTATTACCGCCCTTGCTATTGCGTTTTCTAATTCCCTTACATTGCCAGGCCAATCATAAGAAAGTAAAATATCAATAGCTTCCTTTGATATTCCGTTAACCTCTTTTTTATATTTTGTTGAATATTTAGCAATAAAGTAATCAAAAAGTAACTTAATATCTTCTTTCCTCTCTCGAAGTGGTGGTAGTGTAATT
This genomic window from Caldisericaceae bacterium contains:
- a CDS encoding amidohydrolase, giving the protein MKTINEKIEDLKNEVVNLRREIHMFPEIAFEEFRTSEIVYNYLNSVGLEVKKNVNKTGVVADLIVNSSFETVLLRADMDALPIQEENNVPYKSKIPNRMHACGHDAHTAMLLVAAKVISEYQNDLKANVRFLFQPSEEKDPGGALGMIKEGVLENPKVNYAFALHVSGFHEKNKVLIRGGIMTGEADEFAINVKGYGGHGAYPHKSIDPILIASHIVIASQSIVSRNIDPLKSVVLSFGKISSGDVFNVIPGSAFLLGTVRSLEHEDSVFVKERLEMIAKNIASAFAGSAEMIYNFGYPPSINNEKATEYIRSIAREVVGEENLSEAPISMGGEDMSYFLEKTKGAFYWLGALNKEKGISYPNHSPKFDIDEDILTTGVKLHVLTVLNFKPY